From a region of the Tateyamaria omphalii genome:
- a CDS encoding carbohydrate ABC transporter permease, with the protein MSAYSVTEPSTRSKWFAGSLVILYALITMIPLAWIMLTGFKSPSDAISYPPKVVFEPTLEGYVNLFTTRTRQTQEFLDANPPQNWADEIVRDYDMVIVGPSKFGERFLNSVIIGFGSTFLSIFLGTLAAYAFSRFKIPLADDLLFFILSTRMMPPIAVAIPIFLMYRNLGLSDTHLGMILLYTAVNISLAVWLLKGFIDEIPREYEEAALIDGYTRFQAFYKVVLPQAATGIASTAIFCLIFAWNEYAFAVLLTSATAQTAPPFIPTIIGVGGLDWPAVAAGATIFLLPVMIFTILLRKHLLRGITFGAVRK; encoded by the coding sequence ATGAGCGCCTATTCCGTCACCGAACCCAGCACACGGTCGAAATGGTTCGCCGGCTCGTTGGTCATCCTCTACGCGCTGATCACGATGATCCCGCTGGCATGGATCATGCTCACCGGCTTCAAATCGCCCAGCGACGCCATCAGCTACCCGCCCAAGGTCGTGTTCGAACCCACGCTCGAAGGGTACGTGAACCTCTTTACCACCCGCACACGGCAGACGCAGGAATTCCTGGATGCCAACCCGCCGCAGAACTGGGCGGACGAGATCGTGCGCGATTACGACATGGTCATCGTCGGCCCCTCGAAATTCGGCGAACGGTTCCTCAACTCGGTCATCATCGGCTTCGGCTCCACGTTCCTGAGCATCTTCCTCGGCACCCTCGCGGCCTATGCGTTCTCGCGCTTCAAAATCCCGCTGGCCGACGACCTCCTGTTCTTCATCCTCAGCACGCGGATGATGCCCCCCATCGCCGTCGCGATCCCCATCTTCCTGATGTACCGCAACCTCGGGCTGTCGGACACGCATCTGGGCATGATCCTGCTCTACACGGCCGTGAACATCTCGCTTGCCGTCTGGCTGCTCAAGGGCTTCATCGACGAAATCCCGCGCGAGTACGAAGAGGCGGCCCTGATCGACGGCTACACACGGTTCCAGGCGTTCTACAAAGTGGTGCTCCCTCAAGCCGCCACCGGCATCGCATCGACGGCCATCTTCTGCCTGATCTTCGCATGGAACGAATACGCCTTCGCCGTGCTGCTGACCTCGGCCACGGCGCAGACGGCACCGCCCTTCATCCCAACGATCATCGGCGTCGGCGGTCTCGACTGGCCTGCGGTTGCGGCGGGGGCCACGATCTTCCTGTTGCCCGTGATGATCTTCACCATCCTGCTGCGCAAACACCTGCTGCGCGGCATCACATTCGGAGCGGTCCGCAAATGA
- a CDS encoding carbohydrate ABC transporter permease, whose product MTDTITDRAAKATPPRVARKIKGLSDRAIAWIFVAPTIFLLLAINIFPLIWTIQLSFTNYRANRLTREPEFIGLRNYERILTDSDIWLNMQATAHFLFWTIALQVLIGFTLAWLINKKFKGNDLWTTIIVLPMMLSPAVVGNFWKFLYQPQIGLFNYIVAFFTGKDPSSFEMLGSVQLAPWSIVIVDTWMWTPFVMLICLAGLRSIPDYIYEAAEVDRASKLRQFFTITIPMVLPFLMLAVLFRGIENFKMFDLVVQLTGGGPGSTTELTSINLKREAFEKWRTGYASAYAIILFVTVFGLASIYVKALNKVKER is encoded by the coding sequence ATGACAGACACCATCACCGACCGCGCCGCCAAGGCCACGCCGCCCCGCGTCGCGCGCAAGATCAAGGGGCTCAGTGACCGGGCAATCGCCTGGATCTTTGTCGCACCCACGATCTTCCTGCTGCTGGCCATCAACATCTTCCCGCTGATCTGGACGATCCAGCTCAGCTTCACCAACTACCGCGCCAACCGTCTGACGCGCGAACCGGAATTTATTGGTCTACGCAACTACGAACGCATCCTCACGGACAGCGACATCTGGCTGAACATGCAGGCCACCGCGCATTTCCTGTTCTGGACCATCGCGCTGCAGGTGCTGATCGGCTTCACGCTGGCCTGGCTCATCAACAAGAAATTCAAGGGCAACGACCTCTGGACCACGATCATCGTGCTGCCGATGATGCTGTCGCCCGCGGTGGTCGGCAACTTCTGGAAATTCCTCTACCAGCCTCAAATCGGGCTCTTCAACTACATCGTCGCCTTCTTCACCGGCAAGGACCCCAGCAGCTTCGAAATGCTCGGCTCCGTCCAACTGGCGCCGTGGTCCATCGTGATCGTGGACACCTGGATGTGGACGCCCTTCGTGATGCTGATCTGCCTCGCCGGGCTCCGCTCCATCCCCGACTACATCTACGAAGCGGCCGAGGTCGACCGCGCCTCCAAACTCCGCCAATTCTTCACCATCACAATCCCAATGGTGCTGCCCTTCCTGATGCTGGCGGTCCTCTTCCGCGGGATCGAGAACTTCAAGATGTTCGACCTCGTCGTGCAACTCACCGGCGGCGGCCCCGGCTCCACCACCGAACTGACATCCATCAACCTCAAACGCGAGGCGTTCGAAAAATGGCGCACCGGCTACGCGTCTGCCTACGCCATCATTCTTTTCGTGACGGTGTTCGGCCTCGCCAGCATCTACGTCAAAGCCCTCAACAAGGTGAAGGAACGCTGA